The sequence CACGCGCCTTCCGGGCGATTGCCGCCGAGCTGGCCAGCCAGCGCGGCAACATCGACTCCATCCGTGGTGTCGCCGACTATCCGCTCACCGGGCTGGAACTGATGGTGAGCACCAAGCGGGACGACGTCGCCGCCGACTCGGCGTTGCGGAAGGGACTCGCGGCCGTCGCCGTCGACCACGGGGTCGACATCGCCGTCGAACGTGGCGGACTGGCCCGACGTGCGAAGCGTCTCATCGTCTTCGACGTCGACTCGACGCTCATCCAGGGCGAGGTCATCGAGATGCTGGCGGCCAAAGCGGGCAAGGAAGCCGAGGTCGCGGCGGTCACGGAGGCCGCCATGCGCGGTGAGCTCGATTTCTCGGAGTCGTTGCATCAGCGGGTCGCCGTCCTGGCGGGACTGGACGCAAGCGTGATCGACGACGTGGCCGGCTCCCTGCAGCTCACCCCGGGTGCGCGGACCACCGTCCGGACCCTGCACCGGCTGGGCTATCACTGCGGTGTGGTCTCGGGTGGATTCCGTCAGGTCATCGAAGGGCTCGCGCACGAGCTCGAACTGGATTTCGTCCGGGCCAACACCCTGGAGATCGTCGACGGCAAGCTGACCGGACGAGTGGTCGGGGAGGTCGTCGACCGGCCGGGCAAGGCCAGGGCGCTGCGGGCCTTCGCCGATCAGGTCGGGGTTCCGATGGAACAGACGATCGCCGTCGGCGACGGCGCCAACGACATCGACATGCTCAGCGTGGCC is a genomic window of Gordonia sp. SID5947 containing:
- the serB gene encoding phosphoserine phosphatase SerB; this encodes MAKESGDTTVLITVTGPDKPGVTSVLMGALAGQKVSLLDVEQVVIRRRLTLGVLVSASGDPEELQDVVEQAMDSVGIDVIVEVGPDTGTRRPSSHAVVVLGSPVTARAFRAIAAELASQRGNIDSIRGVADYPLTGLELMVSTKRDDVAADSALRKGLAAVAVDHGVDIAVERGGLARRAKRLIVFDVDSTLIQGEVIEMLAAKAGKEAEVAAVTEAAMRGELDFSESLHQRVAVLAGLDASVIDDVAGSLQLTPGARTTVRTLHRLGYHCGVVSGGFRQVIEGLAHELELDFVRANTLEIVDGKLTGRVVGEVVDRPGKARALRAFADQVGVPMEQTIAVGDGANDIDMLSVAGLGIAFNAKPALREVADAALSHPFLDAVLFILGVTRDEIEAADAADGVVRRVPLG